A single Chanos chanos chromosome 8, fChaCha1.1, whole genome shotgun sequence DNA region contains:
- the ankrd34a gene encoding ankyrin repeat domain-containing protein 34A: MGDGGPLHTEGNALLKAVFQGKLRLARLLLEGGAYINEGNERGETPIVAACLAGYEDSQTRQRMVRYLLEKGADPNIPDKSGRTALMHACAGQAGKEVVSLLLENGADPSLKDYSGSSALMHAINKGDRETLQILLDACKAKGKEVIIITTDTSPSGTKKTKQYLNSPPSPGVVDKLSPVACMSPSEVEIRTSSSPAGEEEEGIFSFALTSALPLPSNRPPGEKRPPPRKLLKRLNSEPWGLVAPSVLSGAAQERVEGNLEEEEKVVTEINGLSISGPGRPLLSRRHSIETHDPSSPKLIDRSCSEDCASLWGPSWADKVQQHQILYRRNTAPESQENTGQTSMAVRSLAHPKLTRMEHYESETHLCPESIPGSPDSGRVSVERRKYNASPLSLLTSSSRESLESIPNSVSPITMRRRPPGLLERRGSGTLLLDHISHTRPGFLPPLNVNPQRPIPDIRANGKPTSPIHSSNKILLPVAPSSPKRGPDFKMKKKLMRRHSMQTEQMKQLSTFQEILAEKVIEFNGD, from the coding sequence ATGGGAGACGGAGGGCCtctacacacagagggaaatgcCCTCCTTAAAGCTGTATTTCAGGGCAAACTGAGACTGGCTCGTCTGCTGCTGGAGGGTGGAGCCTACATTAATGAAGGCAATGAACGTGGGGAGACACCCATTGTTGCTGCCTGCCTGGCAGGTTATGAGGATTCACAAACACGTCAGAGAATGGTGCGATATCTCCTGGAGAAAGGAGCCGATCCCAACATCCCTGACAAATCTGGTCGGACTGCCCTAATGCATGCCTGTGCAGGACAGGCTGGGAAAGAGGTGGTGTCCTTGCTCTTGGAAAATGGAGCAGATCCCAGCCTTAAAGATTACTCAGGGTCATCTGCTTTGATGCATGCCATCAATAAAGGTGACCGTGAAACCCTGCAAATTTTGCTGGATGCTTGCAAAGCCAAAGGCAAAGAAGTCATCATTATAACTACTGACACGTCTCCCTCAGGCACTAAGAAGACCAAGCAATACCTAAACTCACCCCCATCACCGGGTGTAGTAGATAAGCTGTCTCCAGTGGCCTGCATGTCTCCTTCTGAGGTAGAAATCCGGACCTCCAGCTCCCCcgcaggagaggaagaggaaggaatATTCAGCTTTGCGCTAACTTCTGCTTTACCACTTCCCAGCAACCGCCCTCCGGGAGAGAAAAGACCTCCTCCACGTAAACTGCTCAAAAGGCTCAATTCAGAGCCCTGGGGCCTAGTGGCACCATCTGTGCTGAGTGGGGCAGCTCaagagagggtggaggggaacctggaggaggaagagaaggtggTCACTGAGATAAATGGCTTGTCAATATCTGGACCAGGGAGACCCCTCTTGTCCCGTAGACACAGTATTGAGACACACGACCCTTCCTCCCCAAAGCTGATTGACCGGTCCTGCTCAGAAGACTGTGCATCCCTTTGGGGTCCCTCGTGGGCAGACAAAGTTCAGCAGCATCAGATTCTTTACCGGAGAAACACTGCTCCAGAGTCCCAGGAGAACACTGGCCAGACCTCAATGGCTGTCCGTAGCCTTGCTCATCCCAAACTCACCCGCATGGAACACTATGAATCAGAAACGCACCTTTGTCCTGAATCTATTCCTGGATCTCCAGATTCTGGACGTGTGTCAGTGGAGCGCCGCAAATACAACGCTTCTCCGCTGTCCCTGCTCACCAGTTCTTCTCGGGAATCCCTAGAGAGTATCCCAAACTCTGTGTCCCCTATTACAATGCGGCGGCGTCCTCCAGGTCTGCTTGAACGTCGGGGCTCTGGCACCCTCCTGCTGGACCATATCTCTCACACTCGGCCAGGATTCCTTCCCCCACTCAATGTCAATCCCCAGAGGCCCATCCCTGACATCAGAGCCAATGGCAAGCCCACATCACCTATTCACTCCAGCAACAAAATCTTACTGCCTGTAGCACCTTCCTCCCCGAAGCGTGGCCCTGActttaaaatgaagaagaagcTGATGAGGAGACACTCCATGCAGACAGAGCAGATGAAACAACTATCAACGTTCCAAGAGATCTTGGCGGAAAAGGTAATTGAATTTAATGGAGATTGA
- the polr3glb gene encoding DNA-directed RNA polymerase III subunit RPC7-like, protein MAGRGRGRGRSQLSFNIEVVGISKGDNLPPATLQPTPLFPPMEHKPVPLQVGEEAEYMLALKQEFRGAMKTLPYYIRPAAPKKDVERYSDKYQNSELTDGTMEWNPDWRRLPKELHVRVKRPRREKTPAVQRQGAQARVDTEDIIHKLETLEKKEEQVSSDEEEGEKKKQEEEEQEGEEEYDEEEFEEETDYIMSYFDNGEEFGGDSDDNMDEAIY, encoded by the exons ATGGCGGGACGCGGGCGTGGGAGGGGGCGGAGTCAACTGAGTTTCAATATTGAGGTTGTGGGAATCAGTAAAGGAGACAATCTTCCCCCTGCTACTCTTCAGCCAACCCCACTCTTCCCT CCTATGGAACACAAGCCTGTGCCACTGCAGGTGGGAGAAGAGGCAGAGTATATGTTAGCTCTGAAGCAGGAGTTCAGAGGAGCTATGAAGACTTTGCCTTACTACATTAGGCCTGCTGCCCCCAAGAAAG ATGTGGAGCGTTATTCAGATAAGTACCAGAACTCTGAGCTTACTGATGGTACCATGGAATGGAACCCAG ATTGGAGACGGCTACCAAAAGAACTGCACGTCAGAGTTAAAAGgcccaggagagaga AAACCCCAGCCGTGCAGAGACAAGGCGCTCAGGCCCGTGTTGACACTGAGGACATTATACACAAACTAGAG ACActtgagaaaaaagaagaacaagtgagttctgatgaagaggagggagagaagaagaagcaagaggaagaggaacaagAGGGTGAGGAGGAGTATGATGAAGAAGAGTTTGAGGAG GAGACAGACTACATTATGTCATACTTTGACAATGGTGAGGAGTTTGGAGGGGACAGCGATGATAACATGGATGAGGCCATTTACTGA